A portion of the Cryptomeria japonica chromosome 5, Sugi_1.0, whole genome shotgun sequence genome contains these proteins:
- the LOC131876350 gene encoding uncharacterized protein LOC131876350 — MVDDVKKDLDEQRHIWSTKGCTIMTDGWTDRRNRTLLNFLVSSAGGTIFIKSIDASAHCKNATYLCEQIEEVIEDVGEENVVQVVTDNAANYVAMGKLLITN, encoded by the exons atggtggatgatgtgaaaaaggatttagatgaacaacgccacatatggagcactaaaggttgcaccatcatgactgatggttggacggataggagaaatagaactctccttaattttcttgtttcttccgcag ggggcaccattttcatcaagtccattgatgcctccgcccattgcaagaatgccacctacctatgtgagcagatagaggaggtgattgaagatgtgggtgaggagaacgtggtacaggtggtgaccgacaatgcagcaaattatgttgctatgggtaaacttttgattacaaactaa